A portion of the Calothrix sp. 336/3 genome contains these proteins:
- a CDS encoding phosphoketolase produces MTATKATTTHLDFCEGIQYFGEALPEFDKYGSQPVIAADQQAIANLQDPAARYQTLLYADALRYLTLQITGSKASGHPGGFASQAEAYASLVMLGYKNIITEVGHHAPGFYSAMFLDRSLEDMGITTVQQLRDKFREKHGLLGHLSGYIPGILAPAGPLGQGQHFAMAAALLHRDKLFPFTLGDGGLGEPYIMSSMAHFHTAYPTVTNFLPVLVWNGFSQEHHSMVSLKTNAEMVAYWQGNGFDEVVLVDAKDFDDQNQPGAYVDSTAFSFGQRLTFTQAVLEGVNQAATSALGGKLTVFIIKQLKGAGVHAQGAKSHNLYPKDTLDAPHIVTALKTRALSAEAWQLVRTNCDRAGGGPAAKTVVTEFTLPLPDLGQLPLEEYAVGGEPKVSTTAMGYLVAKVGQADGNFLVTNADGNEASGIANINQALKIIHPTTDDLYNQAPGGQVYEPLSEDACAGLAAGLALMGARSLWCSYESFAINGLPIWQTVTQAMAELRRLAPSTVTLFTAGALEQGRNGWTHQRPEIEAYFAAMMRNGNVFPLFPPDANSTQVCYDWALTTKNKGIVITASKSPLPIRTTFEMTRQGLAEGAVVLHEVAGEKQVVFAVIGDMTLIPVYEAAASLEKAGVGVKIVSVINPRRLYRSHDVAWDSCSEPDGGFLDDGKFAELFGGDALIGVTGGASSMLEPIMLRSTCKRDTFAWKRGETTATAGELMGFNGLTADSLTKRAIALLG; encoded by the coding sequence ATGACAGCAACAAAGGCAACTACTACCCATCTTGATTTTTGTGAAGGGATTCAATATTTTGGCGAAGCATTGCCAGAATTTGACAAATACGGCAGTCAACCTGTAATTGCTGCTGATCAGCAGGCGATCGCCAATCTCCAAGACCCCGCAGCCCGGTATCAAACTTTACTTTATGCCGATGCCCTGCGTTACCTCACCTTACAAATCACAGGTAGTAAAGCTTCCGGACATCCTGGTGGTTTTGCCTCCCAAGCTGAGGCGTACGCTTCCCTAGTTATGCTTGGTTACAAAAATATCATTACCGAGGTGGGACACCACGCACCAGGGTTTTACAGTGCCATGTTCCTCGACCGTTCCCTAGAGGATATGGGTATCACAACGGTGCAACAACTGCGGGATAAATTCCGAGAGAAACATGGACTTTTGGGGCATCTTTCTGGTTATATTCCTGGTATTCTCGCCCCCGCAGGACCCCTAGGACAAGGGCAACACTTTGCCATGGCAGCAGCACTACTGCACCGAGATAAATTATTCCCCTTTACCCTGGGTGATGGCGGACTAGGTGAACCCTATATTATGAGTTCCATGGCTCACTTCCACACTGCCTATCCTACCGTTACCAATTTCTTACCTGTGTTGGTATGGAATGGTTTCAGTCAGGAACACCACAGCATGGTATCTCTGAAGACGAATGCAGAGATGGTGGCATACTGGCAAGGTAACGGTTTTGATGAGGTGGTATTAGTTGATGCCAAGGATTTTGATGACCAAAACCAGCCCGGAGCCTATGTAGATAGTACCGCCTTTAGCTTTGGTCAGCGACTGACTTTCACCCAAGCAGTCTTGGAGGGAGTAAATCAAGCGGCAACTTCTGCCCTAGGTGGCAAATTAACGGTATTTATTATTAAACAACTCAAGGGTGCCGGTGTCCATGCACAGGGAGCCAAATCCCATAATTTATACCCCAAGGATACCCTCGATGCGCCCCATATTGTCACTGCCCTGAAAACTAGAGCCTTATCTGCTGAGGCTTGGCAGCTAGTGAGAACGAACTGCGATCGCGCTGGTGGTGGTCCGGCGGCAAAAACCGTAGTTACAGAATTTACCTTACCCTTACCAGATTTAGGTCAGCTACCCCTAGAAGAATATGCTGTAGGTGGAGAACCCAAGGTATCGACCACTGCCATGGGTTACTTAGTCGCCAAGGTGGGACAGGCTGATGGGAATTTCCTAGTGACAAATGCCGACGGGAATGAAGCTTCGGGAATTGCCAATATTAACCAAGCTTTGAAAATTATCCACCCCACCACCGATGACTTGTATAACCAAGCACCTGGCGGGCAAGTATACGAGCCATTGAGTGAGGATGCCTGTGCGGGGTTAGCGGCGGGTTTGGCGTTGATGGGGGCGCGTAGTCTCTGGTGTTCCTACGAATCCTTTGCTATCAACGGTTTACCTATCTGGCAGACTGTTACCCAAGCCATGGCAGAATTACGCAGGCTTGCACCTTCTACGGTGACATTATTTACTGCGGGAGCATTGGAGCAGGGACGCAACGGATGGACACACCAACGTCCGGAAATTGAAGCCTATTTTGCAGCAATGATGCGCAACGGCAACGTTTTTCCCCTATTCCCACCGGATGCGAATAGTACCCAGGTATGTTACGACTGGGCTTTAACTACCAAGAATAAGGGGATTGTGATAACTGCTAGTAAGTCACCCTTACCGATTCGTACCACCTTTGAGATGACACGACAAGGTTTAGCTGAGGGAGCGGTGGTATTACATGAGGTTGCAGGGGAGAAGCAAGTCGTGTTTGCGGTGATTGGTGACATGACTTTGATACCTGTATATGAAGCAGCAGCATCCTTAGAGAAAGCTGGAGTAGGGGTGAAAATTGTCTCTGTAATTAACCCCCGTCGTTTGTACCGTAGTCATGATGTCGCTTGGGATAGTTGTTCTGAACCCGATGGTGGTTTCCTGGATGACGGCAAGTTTGCTGAGTTATTTGGGGGAGATGCGTTGATTGGGGTAACAGGGGGAGCAAGTTCCATGTTAGAACCGATTATGTTACGCAGCACCTGTAAACGGGATACCTTTGCTTGGAAACGGGGAGAAACCACCGCCACTGCTGGGGAATTGATGGGATTTAATGGGTTGACTGCCGATAGTTTAACAAAACGGGCGATCGCTCTGTTGGGTTAG
- a CDS encoding DUF6516 family protein, with amino-acid sequence MDLEQYIAAVKAKLADSPIIATIEIVDERILLNRGYFRARLTLSNSDFLEIAESFMLQDNQLITLDYRYQWMDASKEALKKRWDSVRHFPDLPNFPHHVHIGSESNVEPSSPRNILEFIDFMEFEFD; translated from the coding sequence ATGGATTTAGAGCAATACATCGCTGCTGTGAAGGCAAAGCTTGCTGACAGCCCAATCATTGCCACGATTGAGATTGTGGATGAGCGAATCCTACTGAATCGAGGCTATTTCCGTGCTCGACTTACCCTCAGCAATTCTGACTTCCTTGAAATTGCTGAATCCTTCATGCTTCAAGACAACCAGCTGATCACATTAGACTATCGGTATCAATGGATGGATGCTTCCAAAGAAGCACTCAAAAAACGCTGGGATAGTGTCAGACATTTTCCGGATTTGCCCAATTTTCCGCATCATGTTCACATCGGCTCAGAATCAAATGTTGAACCTAGTTCACCCCGAAATATCCTAGAATTCATAGATTTTATGGAATTTGAGTTTGACTAA
- a CDS encoding AIPR family protein, with translation MQESELDYSNLSSLLSPYRKKERTLSRSFLNWFLENIFGMDDTSADDAICDGSQDKGIDAIYVDELNEEIIVFQSKTVESANKTIGDTSLKEFVGTLNQLSTIEKIELIEKGNANEALKKLVADLDLKTKVQNGFIVKGIFITNALADQNAEEYLASNESIKLYDKKKIVEVHIDFEKQGGVNDAFVFDCSHVNPLNFSTLDNIAEVWVFTAFADDLVKMSGIEDASLFQQNVRLALGSTKVNKAIKESILDPTEHVKFQLYHNGITIICDSAKHENDKIVINNYVVVNGAQSISTLYSQRKSISRDLKILTKIIKLNTKDVSLVKKITTNSNNQNAIKPRDLQSNQTIQQRLKKEFESIHGYEFAVKRGEILDEGKVISNEDAGRMLLTFDLQEPWNSHQKSQIFDEYYSKIFGRPEVNAKRIILVYEILSVVEGQLEQITHKAYAYYSATKYFLLYIISKIMQDDEVGKDIYKNKLDIVSDTKDISEFKRIITDILKNNIIVDLNYFLKDEKNTSFDYKKISKNTTELKSLAMELLKDYEKDLKRGKAQSISEQWKSFKSTNI, from the coding sequence ATGCAAGAATCAGAGCTTGATTACTCAAATCTATCTTCCTTATTATCGCCTTATAGGAAAAAAGAAAGGACTCTCAGTAGATCATTTCTAAATTGGTTTTTAGAAAATATTTTTGGCATGGATGATACATCTGCTGATGATGCAATTTGTGATGGAAGTCAGGACAAAGGTATAGATGCAATATATGTTGATGAATTAAATGAAGAAATTATAGTTTTTCAATCTAAAACTGTTGAAAGTGCCAACAAGACTATTGGTGATACAAGTTTAAAGGAATTTGTAGGAACTCTTAACCAGCTTTCAACCATTGAAAAAATTGAGCTTATAGAAAAGGGAAATGCCAATGAAGCACTAAAAAAACTCGTAGCAGACCTAGATCTGAAAACCAAGGTACAAAATGGATTTATTGTAAAAGGTATCTTTATAACTAATGCATTAGCCGATCAAAATGCGGAAGAATATCTAGCTTCTAATGAGAGTATTAAGCTTTATGATAAGAAAAAGATAGTAGAAGTACATATAGACTTCGAGAAACAAGGTGGAGTTAATGATGCATTTGTTTTTGACTGTTCTCACGTAAACCCTTTAAACTTCTCCACTCTCGATAACATAGCAGAGGTTTGGGTATTTACTGCTTTTGCGGACGATCTAGTAAAAATGTCTGGAATTGAGGACGCTTCTTTATTCCAGCAAAATGTGCGATTGGCTTTAGGCTCAACAAAAGTCAATAAAGCGATTAAAGAAAGCATCTTAGACCCAACTGAACATGTTAAATTTCAGCTATACCACAATGGAATCACCATAATTTGTGACTCTGCCAAGCATGAAAATGACAAAATTGTCATAAATAACTATGTAGTGGTAAATGGCGCTCAGAGTATTAGTACTCTCTATAGCCAAAGGAAGAGTATTTCTAGAGATTTAAAGATACTCACAAAGATAATAAAACTTAATACGAAAGATGTAAGCCTTGTAAAAAAAATTACAACTAATAGTAATAATCAGAACGCTATCAAGCCTAGGGATCTCCAATCGAATCAAACCATACAACAAAGGCTCAAAAAAGAATTTGAAAGCATTCATGGCTATGAATTTGCCGTTAAAAGGGGAGAAATATTGGACGAAGGAAAGGTGATAAGTAATGAAGATGCTGGAAGAATGCTATTGACATTTGATCTGCAAGAACCTTGGAACTCTCACCAAAAGTCACAGATTTTTGACGAATATTATTCAAAAATATTCGGGAGACCAGAAGTTAATGCCAAAAGAATAATTCTTGTATATGAAATTTTATCTGTTGTTGAAGGTCAATTAGAACAAATCACACATAAAGCATATGCTTATTATTCTGCAACCAAATACTTCTTGTTGTACATTATTTCTAAAATCATGCAAGATGATGAAGTTGGTAAAGACATATATAAAAACAAACTAGATATTGTGTCAGATACCAAAGATATAAGTGAATTCAAGAGAATAATAACTGATATCCTTAAAAACAATATAATTGTAGATTTAAACTACTTTTTGAAAGACGAAAAAAATACTTCTTTTGATTACAAAAAGATATCCAAAAATACAACTGAGTTGAAAAGTTTAGCTATGGAACTCTTAAAGGATTATGAAAAAGACCTGAAACGTGGAAAAGCACAAAGTATATCTGAACAGTGGAAATCTTTTAAAAGTACGAATATATAA
- a CDS encoding amylo-alpha-1,6-glucosidase, with protein MGIEFGREICGELESAESREWLVTNGIGGYASGTVAGMLTRRYHGLLIAALQPPLGRTLLVTKFDETVIYDTNSYYLHTNRWADEIVSPNGYRHIERFSLEGTIPLWHFTFADALLEKRIWMQQGANTTYVQYTLRRGTQPLKLTLKAMVNYRDYHGTTQANDWRMSLERVEQGICVTAYPEATPIYLLSCTSGDRAVVSPVHHWYYKFDLAVERYRGLNDTEDHLHAATFEVNLNPGESVTLIASTEKQPELNGEVALKQRRNYEQKLLGLWKTNRPLNAKDTPPWIQQLVLAADQFIVDRSLPQDPYGKTIIAGYHWFGDWGRDTMISLPGLTLATGRSEVARSILRTFGRYLDQGMLPNRFPDGGEQPEYNTVDATLWYFEAVRAYYNATENDELLHELFPVLADIIDWHCRGTRYNIHLDSTDGLLYAGETGVQLTWMDAKVGDWVVTPRIGKPVEINALWYNALRTMAKFARLIGKPYQEYEAIANRAQIRFSRFWNPQLGYCYDVLDGTDGDDAALRPNQIFAVSLPESPLTPEQQKQVVDVCGRILLTSHGLRSLSPDHPQYQGKYGGDQYQRDGAYHQGTVWGWLLGSFVTAHLRVYKNPALARQFLEPMANHLYASGLGTCSEIFDGDAPMTPRGCIAQGWTVAEVLRAWLAIENF; from the coding sequence ATGGGTATTGAATTTGGGCGGGAAATCTGTGGCGAACTAGAATCCGCAGAATCACGGGAATGGTTAGTAACTAATGGTATTGGTGGCTATGCTTCGGGAACTGTTGCCGGAATGCTGACTCGTCGCTATCACGGCTTACTAATTGCCGCATTGCAGCCTCCTTTAGGTCGAACGTTGCTAGTGACAAAATTCGATGAAACCGTAATTTATGATACTAATTCCTATTATTTACATACAAACCGTTGGGCAGATGAGATTGTTAGTCCCAATGGCTATCGACATATTGAGCGTTTTTCCCTAGAAGGGACAATTCCTCTATGGCATTTTACCTTTGCTGACGCTCTGTTAGAAAAACGAATCTGGATGCAACAGGGAGCGAATACAACCTATGTCCAATATACCCTGCGTCGTGGAACCCAACCCCTAAAACTGACTCTCAAAGCCATGGTTAACTATCGTGATTACCACGGTACCACCCAAGCCAATGATTGGCGGATGTCTCTGGAGCGAGTCGAGCAGGGAATTTGTGTAACTGCCTATCCAGAGGCAACACCTATATACTTACTTAGCTGTACCTCTGGCGATCGCGCTGTTGTATCTCCTGTTCACCATTGGTATTACAAATTTGATTTGGCTGTAGAACGTTATCGGGGGTTGAATGATACGGAAGATCATCTCCACGCTGCCACTTTTGAAGTCAATCTCAACCCAGGGGAATCAGTCACACTCATTGCTAGCACCGAAAAGCAACCAGAGTTAAATGGTGAAGTCGCACTGAAACAGCGTCGCAATTACGAGCAAAAATTACTGGGACTCTGGAAAACTAACCGCCCCTTGAATGCGAAAGATACACCGCCTTGGATTCAGCAATTGGTACTAGCTGCTGACCAGTTTATTGTTGACCGTTCTCTGCCACAAGACCCCTATGGCAAAACTATCATTGCTGGTTATCACTGGTTTGGTGATTGGGGACGGGACACCATGATTAGTTTACCCGGTTTGACCCTGGCTACAGGACGCTCAGAAGTAGCCCGTTCCATTCTCCGTACCTTTGGGCGATACCTAGACCAAGGAATGTTACCAAATCGCTTTCCTGATGGGGGGGAACAACCGGAATATAATACGGTAGATGCTACCCTGTGGTACTTTGAGGCAGTTCGCGCCTATTACAATGCCACGGAGAACGATGAGTTATTACATGAACTCTTCCCTGTACTGGCAGATATCATCGACTGGCATTGTCGGGGTACACGCTACAATATCCATCTCGATTCCACCGATGGTTTACTTTACGCCGGGGAAACAGGTGTACAACTGACTTGGATGGATGCCAAAGTGGGAGATTGGGTAGTGACACCCCGGATTGGCAAACCCGTAGAAATCAATGCTTTGTGGTATAATGCTTTGCGGACAATGGCAAAGTTTGCCCGACTAATTGGTAAACCCTACCAGGAATACGAGGCGATCGCCAATCGTGCCCAAATTCGCTTTTCTCGCTTCTGGAACCCCCAATTAGGTTACTGTTACGATGTCTTAGATGGCACCGATGGGGATGATGCTGCCTTACGCCCAAACCAGATTTTTGCCGTCTCCCTACCGGAAAGCCCCCTCACCCCAGAGCAGCAAAAACAGGTGGTAGATGTCTGTGGGCGGATACTATTAACTTCCCACGGATTGCGCTCTTTGAGTCCCGACCATCCTCAATACCAGGGTAAATACGGGGGCGACCAGTATCAACGGGATGGAGCCTATCACCAAGGAACGGTGTGGGGTTGGCTGTTGGGTAGCTTTGTCACAGCCCACCTACGAGTTTATAAAAATCCTGCCCTAGCGCGGCAATTTCTCGAACCCATGGCAAATCATCTTTATGCTTCAGGTTTGGGTACTTGTAGCGAAATCTTTGATGGTGATGCTCCCATGACTCCACGGGGTTGTATTGCCCAAGGGTGGACTGTCGCTGAGGTGTTGCGTGCTTGGCTAGCAATCGAGAATTTTTGA